Genomic DNA from Fusarium oxysporum Fo47 chromosome IX, complete sequence:
GATGGAGAAGGCTGCTTGAATGAGACAAGCCAGAAAGCCCACGAATTTACCCAAGGCACCGTCGTAGTAGAGCTCGGCAAACGCTCCAGGACTCTTCCAGTACGTAAATCCGAACGCGTCTTTCTGCGGATTTCCACCAACCATGACGATAAACGTAAAGAAGATCAGTCCAACAATCAAAATGACTTTTCCGATGGCAGCCCAAAACTCCGTCTCGCCAAAATACTGAATCGCCATAAGATTGATAAGCGCATACAGCACAATAATCACCGCAATAGTCGCGCCAACGGGAATCGCATCGGTCCAGAATTGAAGAATAAAATGACAAGCCGTGACTTCGAAGGGCACCAGCGCAGCttcgaagatgaagaaattCCAGCCTGAGGCGAATCCGAGAGCTTCGTCGACGTAGGTACCCGCAAAACGGACGAACGGAGATGAGATTGGCGTGTAAGAGACCATTTCGGCGATGCACATTGTGATGGTGAGGACGATTAGACaccagaaggagaaggcgaTGAAAAGACTTCCTGGACCGCCTTGCATTAGACCTTTGCCGATTTGGACCTGGGAATGATGTTAGCCATTGGTTGAATTGCTAGGTCGGAGGCTCAGTCGTAGCTTCGAAGATAACTGTAAGACATACGAAAAGAACAGTGCCAATGGTTCCTCCAATTCCAATAAGTTGGATATGCCGGCCCTTGAGCCTTCTATGCGTTTCATCGCCATACACATTCTGAACTCCAAGCTGATCCTCATTGGCAATGTTTGGCGTTTCGGATTTAGACTCCTTTTCGGGATCGGGAATAGCAGCCATCTTGGAAAGCTGATGTCGCGTGCTCAACCAAAATGAGAAATGACAGGTTTTTCGTAAAAAAGGGAATAAATCAGGACGAAAATACCGCAGCCGAGGTTTTTTATTTCCCTGCCTCGTCCCTTGTGTAACTTTTTTTTGTGCCTTCACCCCATACGGAGTAGGCCGAGGTCTGCGGGGATGATTGGAGCATTATCCTTGCGGGATCAACCCTTAAACAGAGATAGCTCGGGGGCGAACTGGAGATGCGGGTCGGTTCTAGATTTTAAGTCGCTGAGACACGTGAAGAGGACAAGCAATTGAATTGTAAAGGATGCGATTGGGAAAGCTTGGCGGTCTTGGGAGCTGGGTATGGGGTGATAAGATGTCGGATTGCCTGATATGGTTTAGTGAGGCTGTAGGATGTAGGAGGTCATGGTACAGAGAGATTCGAGCCTGTCATTGGGCAAAGTGTGGTTCAAACACTGGAATTGACCTGGATCAACTCTTGTATGGAGGTTAGTTGATTTGCGCAACAGCCCCTCTGATACATCTTACCAAGCATTCCTTCATGAGTGTTTAGCAACTATGAATACGATATCAAGGTTAGTTCCTATCATCGAGAGCTTTCCGTTATGCTAAAACCGCAGCAAGAATCATGAGGCTGACGGAAGTAGCCATTCTCTATAACTAGAGCCTAAGGAATGACTGGCTTTCGGCCCGCGGGCACCGATCTTGATGTTAATTTCTTTCAAGTTACCATCAGATCTGCTTTAAAGTTGCGGGGTAGATACTTTATAGGGCTGGTTAACTCATCGATACCCCCTAATAAATTCAGGATAAGAATGCCGACGTATCCACCGACATCCGCGGACACCGAGAAACACCAGATCCAAAGCTGTTTATAAGGCTTCGCTGATCCACATcaacaagaaaagaagtaATACACATCTCTGGAGCATCTTTGGCGCATAATTCGACATCATGGCATCAGATACCCACATGGTCACCGGCGGCAGTGGCTTTATCGCCATTCATCTCGCCAATCAGCTCCTGCAAGCCGGGTATAACGTGCATACTACTGTACGCGACTTGAAAAACACACGAAAAGTCCAACCGTTACGAAGTTTACAAGAGAAATACCCGGGGAAACTAGAACTCTTTGAAGCGGATCTTCTCAAGCCGGGATCATTTGAACCTGCTATGAAAGACTGCTCGGTAGTTCATCATGTTGCTTCGCCATTCTTGATGGCCGAGAAGATCAAAGATGGACAGAAAGAGATGGTAGAGCCTGCGTTGCAAGGAACGCGAAACGTCTTGAACAGCGTGAACAGCACCGAAAGTGTCAAACGGGTGGTTTTGACATCAACTAGTAAGAACTCAATCTCTACAGGGTTACAGTTGTTAACATGCTTCAGTTGGTGCTATCTTCGGAGACTACATCGATGTGAAAAGCATGAAAGACAACATTCTCAGTGAGAGCTACTTCAACGAATCAAGCTCTGTTACTCACAATCCATATCACTATTCCAAAGTTGTCGCCGAGAAAGAAGCTTGGAAAATTCAAAAGGCTCAGTCACGCTGGGACATGGTTGCCATCTGCCCTGGACTAGTTCTTGGCCCTTCACTCACAACGGGATCAGATTCCGGGAGTCTTTTCTTGCTTGATGAACTATTCAGCGGACAGCTTTGGTTCGGCGTGCCTGATCTGAGTTTCTGCACTGTTGACGTGAGAGAGATCGCCACGGCACATATCAGGGCAGCAGAGACTAAGTCTGCGCAGGGGAGATACATTGTCTGTGACAGGGAGATGGTGAGATTCGTCGATATCTCGAAGCAGATACGTCCTCAAGCTAAGCGCCGCTGGGCTCTTCCGCGCCATAAGCTGCCGAATCTACTGATACGAGTTGTCGGACCCCTTTTCGGGCTGACGCAGAAGTGGATGCGGGCTAATCTAGGAGTTCGGTTTGAGGTTGGTAATGAACGTGGTATTAAGGAACTTGGGATAGTGTACCGGCCTCTGAGCGAGACGTTGGATGATCACTACAAGTCATGGCTGGCTCAGAAGGCACGTCAATGAGGTGACAGGATATATGTTTTGTTTAGCAACAGTTCTCTACGTACCTAATTAGTGTATTCAGTTAATACCCTTGTGCTTGTTTTTATGTAGATATCCTTTTGAGTTTTGAAGATTCTCAATTACAAAATCAGTTGGCTGCATAAAATATGAAGAAATTGCTTGTTTGGAGGTTATGTCGTGAGA
This window encodes:
- a CDS encoding NAD dependent epimerase/dehydratase yields the protein MASDTHMVTGGSGFIAIHLANQLLQAGYNVHTTVRDLKNTRKVQPLRSLQEKYPGKLELFEADLLKPGSFEPAMKDCSVVHHVASPFLMAEKIKDGQKEMVEPALQGTRNVLNSVNSTESVKRVVLTSTIGAIFGDYIDVKSMKDNILSESYFNESSSVTHNPYHYSKVVAEKEAWKIQKAQSRWDMVAICPGLVLGPSLTTGSDSGSLFLLDELFSGQLWFGVPDLSFCTVDVREIATAHIRAAETKSAQGRYIVCDREMVRFVDISKQIRPQAKRRWALPRHKLPNLLIRVVGPLFGLTQKWMRANLGVRFEVGNERGIKELGIVYRPLSETLDDHYKSWLAQKARQ